From a region of the Candidatus Eisenbacteria bacterium genome:
- a CDS encoding FlgD immunoglobulin-like domain containing protein, whose protein sequence is SGSVRLYLRAAGGSVANARIVDVAGREVRAWKLDVPASGSLEWSWDGTPARGGSRGGGVYFLYVEAGGVRQSLRLVLFR, encoded by the coding sequence CGTCGGGCTCCGTCCGTCTCTACCTCCGCGCCGCCGGGGGCTCGGTGGCGAACGCGCGGATCGTGGACGTCGCGGGACGGGAGGTGCGCGCGTGGAAGCTCGACGTGCCCGCGTCCGGATCGCTCGAGTGGTCGTGGGACGGCACTCCGGCGCGCGGCGGCTCACGGGGTGGCGGCGTCTATTTTCTTTACGTGGAAGCGGGTGGAGTGCGACAGTCGCTCCGGCTGGTGCTGTTCCGCTAA